A genome region from Tursiops truncatus isolate mTurTru1 chromosome 15, mTurTru1.mat.Y, whole genome shotgun sequence includes the following:
- the TNNC2 gene encoding troponin C, skeletal muscle isoform X3, whose product MTDQQAEARSYLSEEMIAEFKAAFDMFDADGGGDISVKELGTVMRMLGQTPTKEELDAIIEEVDEDGSGTIDFEEFLVMMVRQMKEDAKGKSEEELAECFRIFDRNADGYIDAEELAEIFRASGEHVTDEELESLMKDGDKNNDGRIDFDEFLKMMEGVQ is encoded by the exons ATG ACGGACCAGCAGGCTGAGGCCCGGTCCTACCTCAGCGAGGAGATGATCGCTG AGTTCAAGGCCGCCTTCGACATGTTTGACGCTGATGGTGGCGGGGACATCAGCGTCAAGGAGTTGGGCACGGTGATGAGGATGCTGGGCCAGACACCCACCAAAGAGGAGCTGGACGCCATCATCGAGGAGGTGGATGAGGACG GCAGCGGCACCATCGACTTCGAGGAGTTCTTGGTCATGATGGTGCGCCAGATGAAAGAGGACGCCAAGGGGAAGAGTGAGGAGGAGCTGGCTGAGTGTTTCCGCATCTTTGACAG GAACGCAGACGGCTACATCGATGCTGAGGAACTGGCTGAGATTTTCCGGGCCTCCGGGGAGCACGTGACAGACGAGGAGCTCGAATCCCTGATGAAGGACGGGGACAAGAACAACGACGGCCGCATTGACTTCGACG AGTTCCTGAAGATGATGGAGGGCGTGCAGTAA
- the TNNC2 gene encoding troponin C, skeletal muscle isoform X2 encodes MRCGGASLELFLRRTKGHLQKRGCRRMGLSQECAPGLPLLLFDGLCFLQTDQQAEARSYLSEEMIAEFKAAFDMFDADGGGDISVKELGTVMRMLGQTPTKEELDAIIEEVDEDGSGTIDFEEFLVMMVRQMKEDAKGKSEEELAECFRIFDRNADGYIDAEELAEIFRASGEHVTDEELESLMKDGDKNNDGRIDFDEFLKMMEGVQ; translated from the exons ATGCGGTGTGGGGGGGCAAGTTTGGAGCTGTTTCTCCGGAGGACTAAGGGGCACTTACAGAAACGGGGGTGCAGAAGAATGGGGTTAAGTCAAGAATGCGCTCCAGGGCTTCCCCTTCTGCTCTTTGATGGTCTGTGTTTCCTGCAGACGGACCAGCAGGCTGAGGCCCGGTCCTACCTCAGCGAGGAGATGATCGCTG AGTTCAAGGCCGCCTTCGACATGTTTGACGCTGATGGTGGCGGGGACATCAGCGTCAAGGAGTTGGGCACGGTGATGAGGATGCTGGGCCAGACACCCACCAAAGAGGAGCTGGACGCCATCATCGAGGAGGTGGATGAGGACG GCAGCGGCACCATCGACTTCGAGGAGTTCTTGGTCATGATGGTGCGCCAGATGAAAGAGGACGCCAAGGGGAAGAGTGAGGAGGAGCTGGCTGAGTGTTTCCGCATCTTTGACAG GAACGCAGACGGCTACATCGATGCTGAGGAACTGGCTGAGATTTTCCGGGCCTCCGGGGAGCACGTGACAGACGAGGAGCTCGAATCCCTGATGAAGGACGGGGACAAGAACAACGACGGCCGCATTGACTTCGACG AGTTCCTGAAGATGATGGAGGGCGTGCAGTAA
- the TNNC2 gene encoding troponin C, skeletal muscle isoform X1, producing the protein MMCLTSWGSQCPVYGLPLGRCSVTLPCIIIYLTTNIYRAPVKVPGIARRQGKLENDVGIIPTDQQAEARSYLSEEMIAEFKAAFDMFDADGGGDISVKELGTVMRMLGQTPTKEELDAIIEEVDEDGSGTIDFEEFLVMMVRQMKEDAKGKSEEELAECFRIFDRNADGYIDAEELAEIFRASGEHVTDEELESLMKDGDKNNDGRIDFDEFLKMMEGVQ; encoded by the exons ATGATGTGCCTGACTTCTTGGGGGTCCCAGTGCCCGGTCTATGGCCTGCCACTTGGTCGGTGCTCAGTAACTTTGCCTTGCATTATCATTTATTtgacaacaaacatttatcgagCACCTGTTAAAGTACCAGGCATTGCGAGGAGgcagggaaaactggaaaacGATGTTGGAATCATTCCG ACGGACCAGCAGGCTGAGGCCCGGTCCTACCTCAGCGAGGAGATGATCGCTG AGTTCAAGGCCGCCTTCGACATGTTTGACGCTGATGGTGGCGGGGACATCAGCGTCAAGGAGTTGGGCACGGTGATGAGGATGCTGGGCCAGACACCCACCAAAGAGGAGCTGGACGCCATCATCGAGGAGGTGGATGAGGACG GCAGCGGCACCATCGACTTCGAGGAGTTCTTGGTCATGATGGTGCGCCAGATGAAAGAGGACGCCAAGGGGAAGAGTGAGGAGGAGCTGGCTGAGTGTTTCCGCATCTTTGACAG GAACGCAGACGGCTACATCGATGCTGAGGAACTGGCTGAGATTTTCCGGGCCTCCGGGGAGCACGTGACAGACGAGGAGCTCGAATCCCTGATGAAGGACGGGGACAAGAACAACGACGGCCGCATTGACTTCGACG AGTTCCTGAAGATGATGGAGGGCGTGCAGTAA
- the SNX21 gene encoding sorting nexin-21 → MASRLLHRLRHALTGDGPGEAAAGPEAEQFPESSELEDDDAEGLSSRLSGTLSFTSAEDDEDQDDEDDEEADPDPLPDGDRAAGEDAGTSCAHAERSPPPDGQRGSQLLTRQLQDFWKKSRNTLVPQRLLFEVTSANVVKDPPSKYVLYTLAVMGPGPPGRQPAQISRRYSDFERLHRNLQRQFRGPMAAISFPRKRLRRNFTAETIARRSRAFEQFLGHLQAVPELRQAPDLQDFFVLPELRRAQSLTCTGLYREALALWANAWQLQAQLGVPSGPDRPLLTLAGLAVCHQELEDPGEARACCEKALQLLGDKSPHPFLAPFLEAHVRLSWHLGLDKHQSEARLQALQEAGLTPTPPPSLKELLIKEVLD, encoded by the exons ATGGCCTCGCGGCTCCTGCACCGGCTGCGGCACGCCCTGACCGGCGACGGCCCCGGGGAGGCAGCGGCCGGCCCCGAGGCCGAGCAGTTCCCGGAGAGCTCGGAACTGGAGGACGACGACGCCGAGGGCCTGTCGTCCCGCCTCAGCGGCACCCTGAGCTTCACCAGTGCCGAGGACGACGAGGACCAGGACGACGAGGACGACGAGGAGGCTGACCCCGACCCGCTGCCCGATGGTGACCGGGCGGCGGGAGAAGACGCAG GCACATCCTGTGCTCATGCAGAACGGAGTCCCCCACCTGATGGGCAGCGGGGTAGTCAGCTTCTGACACGGCAGTTGCAAGATTTCTGGAAGAAGTCCCGGAACACCCTGGTACCCCAGCGGCTGCTCTTTGAGGTGACCAGCGCCAACGTGGTCAAGGACCCGCCCTCCAAGTACGTG CTCTACACCCTCGCCGTGATGGGCCCGGGGCCACCGGGTCGCCAGCCAGCCCAGATCTCCCGCCGATACTCGGACTTTGAGCGGTTGCACCGAAACCTGCAGCGGCAGTTCCGGGGCCCCATGGCTGCCATCTCCTTCCCCCGCAAGCGCCTGCGCCGGAACTTTACCGCAGAGACCATCGCCCGCCGCAGCCGGGCCTTCGAGCAGTTTTTGGGCCACCTCCAGGCAGTCCCTGAGCTGCGCCAGGCCCCGGACCTGCAAGACTTCTTTGTGCTGCCGGAGCTGCGGCGGGCGCAGAGCCTCACCTGCACTGGCCTCTACCGCGAGGCCCTGGCGCTCTGGGCCAACGCCTGGCAGCTGCAGGCCCAGCTGGGTGTCCCCTCAGGCCCAGACCGCCCTCTGCTGACCCTGGCGGGGCTGGCTGTGTgccaccaggagctggaggaCCCTGGGGAGGCCCGGGCATGCTGTGAGAAGGCCCTACAGCTGCTGGGGGACAAGAGCCCTCACCCTTTTCTGGCACCCTTTCTGGAGGCCCACGTGCGGCTCTCCTGGCACCTGGGCCTGGACAAACACCAATCAGAGGCCCGGCTCCAGGCCCTGCAAGAGGCAGGCCTGACGCCCACGCCACCCCCCAGTCTCAAAGAACTACTCATCAAGGAGGTGCTGGACTAA